One part of the Sphingobium yanoikuyae genome encodes these proteins:
- a CDS encoding methyl-accepting chemotaxis protein, which produces MYAPQMLDRPDPEPHVAAGTALPFAQGCAAVRLGQPLSQAVDRFQDDAALRLLPVVDAADRPVGAIYERDMRRILFNPFGHALLRNPSFGGRLDEHVRPCATVEQSASIERLIDLYAAQGSDCEGLIVTQGGHYAGVVGGPLLLRLAAERDTRDALARTRRLEHVTRESGAFRADVEALIADLVGMADMLSARAAQAVERASGNGEAAAGMAVAAEQTADSLHGIASGGQELGGLFQAMESQVRAAGEAIRAAVAQTQVGAEQTAALRVEADGIGAVITLIDDIARATSMLALNASIEAARAGEAGQGFAVVAREVKTLASQTREAAAEIGERIGHVRLAVETVAQGHLHMDAAMATANEVSASVFSAVARHGAFSRSIAASLSEAGSSSDHIRQSARQISDNASAAAAGAHDIGVAAGQLATVAHRLDDRASRFLQAIQAG; this is translated from the coding sequence ATGTACGCGCCCCAGATGCTTGATCGGCCCGACCCGGAGCCGCATGTTGCCGCCGGCACCGCCTTGCCCTTTGCCCAAGGCTGCGCCGCAGTCCGGCTGGGCCAGCCGCTCAGCCAGGCGGTCGACCGTTTCCAGGATGATGCGGCGCTGCGGCTGCTGCCGGTGGTGGACGCCGCCGATCGGCCGGTGGGGGCCATTTATGAGCGCGACATGCGACGCATCCTGTTCAACCCCTTCGGGCATGCGCTGCTGCGCAATCCGAGCTTTGGCGGGCGGCTGGACGAGCATGTGCGGCCGTGTGCGACGGTGGAGCAGAGCGCCAGCATCGAACGGCTGATCGACCTTTATGCGGCGCAGGGGAGCGATTGCGAGGGGCTGATCGTGACGCAGGGCGGCCATTATGCCGGCGTGGTCGGCGGTCCGCTGCTGCTGCGGCTGGCGGCGGAGCGGGATACGCGCGATGCGCTGGCCCGCACCCGGCGGCTGGAACATGTGACGCGCGAGAGCGGCGCATTTCGCGCGGATGTCGAGGCGCTGATCGCCGATCTGGTCGGCATGGCCGACATGCTGTCGGCGCGGGCGGCGCAGGCGGTGGAGCGGGCATCGGGCAATGGCGAGGCGGCGGCCGGCATGGCGGTTGCGGCGGAACAGACGGCCGACAGCCTGCACGGCATCGCCAGCGGCGGGCAGGAACTGGGTGGGCTGTTTCAGGCGATGGAAAGCCAGGTGCGCGCGGCGGGCGAGGCGATCCGCGCGGCGGTGGCGCAGACGCAGGTCGGCGCCGAGCAGACGGCGGCGCTGCGGGTCGAGGCGGACGGGATCGGCGCGGTCATCACCCTGATCGACGATATTGCGCGGGCGACCAGCATGCTGGCGCTCAATGCCAGCATCGAGGCGGCACGGGCGGGCGAGGCGGGACAGGGCTTTGCCGTGGTGGCGCGCGAGGTGAAGACGCTGGCGAGCCAGACGCGCGAGGCGGCGGCCGAGATCGGCGAGCGTATCGGCCATGTCCGGCTGGCGGTGGAGACGGTGGCGCAGGGGCATCTGCACATGGACGCGGCGATGGCGACCGCGAACGAGGTGTCGGCATCGGTCTTTTCGGCGGTGGCGCGTCATGGTGCCTTCAGCCGATCGATCGCCGCGAGCCTGTCGGAAGCCGGATCGTCGAGCGACCATATCCGCCAGAGCGCGCGCCAGATCAGCGACAATGCAAGCGCGGCGGCGGCGGGTGCCCATGACATCGGCGTCGCGGCCGGGCAATTGGCGACGGTCGCGCACCGGCTGGACGATCGGGCGAGCCGGTTCCTGCAGGCGATCCAGGCAGGCTGA
- a CDS encoding polyphosphate kinase 2 family protein: MTINLSDYETGAKYKGDYAAELLALQHRLSKIQVAHILHRRRTVIMLEGWDGAGKGGIIKRMTADWDPRYYQVHPIAAPTREELDHHFLWRFWTRLPASQNIGLFDRSWYGRVLVERVEKYATKAEWKRGYKDINAFEAQQIETGTNIVKLFVHITQETQDEQLAQRLDTPWKRWKTGADDYRNRARRAEYWDAMHDMFEKTDTKQAPWKVIDNNNRKAGRIAALTYVAERLEKLVPMDFPAPDPEVVKLAREAFGYKPAK, encoded by the coding sequence ATGACGATCAATCTGTCGGACTATGAGACCGGGGCGAAGTATAAGGGCGATTATGCCGCCGAACTGCTGGCGCTGCAGCATCGCCTGTCGAAGATCCAGGTCGCCCATATCCTGCATCGCCGCCGGACCGTCATCATGCTGGAAGGCTGGGACGGCGCGGGCAAGGGCGGCATCATCAAGCGGATGACCGCGGACTGGGATCCGCGTTATTATCAGGTCCACCCGATCGCCGCGCCGACGCGCGAGGAACTGGACCATCATTTCCTCTGGCGTTTCTGGACTCGGCTGCCCGCCAGCCAGAATATCGGCCTGTTCGACCGCAGCTGGTACGGCCGGGTGTTGGTCGAGCGGGTGGAAAAATATGCCACCAAGGCGGAATGGAAGCGCGGCTACAAGGATATCAACGCGTTCGAGGCGCAGCAGATCGAGACCGGCACCAACATCGTCAAGCTGTTCGTCCACATCACCCAGGAGACGCAGGACGAGCAACTGGCGCAGCGGCTGGATACGCCGTGGAAGCGGTGGAAGACCGGTGCCGACGATTATCGCAACCGGGCCAGGCGGGCCGAATATTGGGATGCGATGCACGACATGTTCGAGAAGACCGACACCAAGCAGGCACCCTGGAAGGTGATCGACAATAATAATCGCAAGGCCGGACGAATCGCGGCGCTGACCTATGTCGCGGAGCGACTGGAGAAACTGGTGCCGATGGATTTTCCGGCGCCCGATCCCGAGGTGGTCAAGCTGGCGCGGGAGGCATTTGGCTATAAGCCGGCAAAATAA
- a CDS encoding DUF5694 domain-containing protein, with protein MMRTIMAIVAAGLAAVAVQAAGPGFDPRALKAVAGPPNEVMVLGTPHLSGWPKDFDAKALGPLIDRLAAWKPQSIAVESLSGLQCDALRRAPFRYAETVETYCWDATPARQATGLDVPAATAEVERRLAAWPERPTASDRRHMAALFLAAEDQGSALVQWLRLDGADRHAGDGLDTVLVARLETLRQRRNEEFLIAAPLAARLGLERLEPMDDHSADRPYRNAEEEKAAGAAIMKAWDNAATARRKAADAALQSGIKTGAGVLALYRAYNAPEQAQTIYDSDFGAALKEPSPERFGRGYAGYWEVRNLRMAANIRDVFAAAPGQRMLVIVGASHKFYLQAYLDMMHDVRLVDTDAVLR; from the coding sequence ATGATGCGGACGATCATGGCGATAGTGGCAGCGGGGCTTGCGGCGGTGGCGGTGCAGGCGGCTGGTCCCGGTTTCGATCCGCGCGCTTTGAAGGCGGTTGCCGGGCCGCCCAATGAGGTGATGGTGCTGGGTACGCCCCATCTGTCGGGCTGGCCAAAGGATTTCGATGCAAAGGCGCTGGGGCCGCTGATCGACCGGCTGGCGGCGTGGAAGCCGCAATCAATCGCGGTCGAGTCCCTGTCTGGCCTGCAATGCGATGCGTTGCGCCGCGCGCCGTTCCGCTATGCGGAGACGGTGGAAACCTATTGCTGGGACGCGACGCCGGCGCGCCAGGCGACCGGGCTGGACGTGCCGGCCGCCACGGCCGAGGTCGAGCGGCGTCTGGCCGCCTGGCCGGAGCGGCCGACGGCATCGGACCGGCGCCATATGGCGGCCTTGTTCCTGGCGGCGGAGGATCAGGGATCGGCGCTGGTGCAATGGCTGCGACTGGACGGCGCAGACCGTCATGCGGGTGATGGCCTGGATACTGTGCTGGTGGCGCGGCTGGAAACGCTGCGCCAGCGCCGCAATGAGGAATTTCTGATCGCCGCGCCGCTCGCTGCCCGACTGGGGCTGGAGCGGCTGGAACCGATGGACGACCACAGCGCCGACCGGCCCTACCGCAATGCCGAGGAGGAAAAGGCGGCGGGCGCCGCAATCATGAAGGCGTGGGACAACGCGGCGACGGCGCGCCGCAAGGCGGCCGACGCCGCGTTGCAATCCGGCATCAAAACGGGCGCGGGCGTGCTGGCGCTCTATCGCGCCTATAATGCACCGGAACAGGCGCAGACCATCTATGACAGCGATTTCGGCGCGGCGCTCAAGGAGCCTTCGCCCGAGCGGTTCGGGCGCGGCTATGCCGGCTATTGGGAGGTGCGCAACCTGCGCATGGCGGCCAATATCCGCGATGTGTTCGCGGCGGCGCCGGGACAGCGCATGCTGGTGATCGTCGGCGCGTCGCACAAATTCTATCTCCAGGCCTATCTCGACATGATGCACGATGTGCGGCTGGTCGACACCGATGCCGTGCTGCGCTGA
- the aspS gene encoding aspartate--tRNA ligase encodes MHAYRTHNCGALREADVGANVRLSGWVHRKRDHGGVLFIDLRDHYGLTQIVAKADSEPLRILDGLRAESVVTIDGTVVARGPEATNPKMATGTIEVVADKVTVLSTAAELPLPVAGEQEYPEDIRLRYRFLDLRRETLHANIVTRTKIIRDMRRRMEDAGFTEYSTPILTASSPEGARDFLVPSRIHAGKFYALPQAPQQYKQLLMVAGFDRYFQIAPCFRDEDPRADRLPGEFYQLDLEMSFVTQEDVWNTMEPVIASVFEEFAQGKPVTPAGSFPRIPHAEAMLKYGSDKPDLRNPIIIQDVTEHFHGSGFGIFASLVESGNVIRAIPAPGAGAGSRKFFDDMNNWARGEGYSGLGYINIKDGVPGGPIAKNHGEEATAKLIAALGLGPNDGVFFAAGKESQAAKLAGLARIRVGETLDLIDKDRFDLCWIVDFPFYEYDEDEKKVDFAHNPFSMPQGGLDALNNQDPLSLKAYQYDMVCNGYEIASGSIRNQSPEAMVKAFELVGLSQADVEERFGGLYRAFQYGAPPHGGMAAGVDRIVMLLCGAQNLREITLFPMNQRAEDLLMGAPSAAEFKQLRELHVRVVEPQAKA; translated from the coding sequence ATGCACGCCTATCGCACCCACAATTGCGGCGCCCTTCGTGAAGCCGATGTCGGCGCGAATGTGCGCCTGTCCGGCTGGGTGCATCGCAAGCGCGATCATGGCGGCGTTCTCTTCATCGACCTGCGCGACCATTATGGCCTGACCCAGATCGTCGCCAAGGCGGACAGCGAGCCGCTGCGCATTCTGGACGGCCTGCGGGCGGAATCGGTCGTGACGATCGACGGCACGGTCGTCGCGCGCGGCCCGGAAGCGACCAACCCCAAGATGGCGACCGGCACGATCGAGGTCGTGGCCGATAAGGTGACCGTGCTGTCGACCGCGGCCGAACTGCCGCTGCCGGTGGCGGGCGAGCAGGAATATCCCGAGGATATCCGCCTGCGCTATCGCTTCCTGGATCTGCGCCGCGAGACGCTGCACGCCAATATCGTCACCCGCACCAAGATCATCCGCGACATGCGTCGCCGCATGGAAGATGCCGGCTTCACCGAATATTCGACGCCGATCTTGACCGCGTCCTCGCCCGAAGGCGCGCGCGACTTCCTGGTGCCCAGCCGCATCCATGCCGGCAAGTTCTACGCCCTGCCGCAGGCGCCGCAGCAATATAAGCAGCTGCTGATGGTTGCCGGTTTCGACCGCTATTTCCAGATCGCGCCCTGCTTCCGCGACGAGGATCCGCGCGCCGACCGCCTGCCGGGCGAATTCTACCAGCTCGACCTGGAAATGAGCTTCGTCACCCAGGAAGATGTCTGGAACACGATGGAGCCGGTCATCGCGTCGGTGTTCGAGGAATTTGCCCAGGGCAAGCCGGTCACCCCGGCCGGCAGCTTCCCCCGCATTCCGCACGCCGAAGCGATGCTGAAATATGGCAGCGACAAGCCGGACCTGCGCAACCCGATCATCATCCAGGACGTGACCGAGCATTTCCACGGCTCGGGCTTCGGCATCTTCGCCAGCCTGGTCGAGAGCGGCAATGTCATCCGCGCGATCCCCGCACCGGGCGCGGGCGCGGGCAGCCGCAAATTCTTCGACGACATGAACAACTGGGCGCGCGGCGAAGGCTATTCGGGCCTTGGCTATATCAACATCAAGGATGGCGTGCCCGGCGGCCCGATCGCCAAGAATCATGGCGAGGAAGCGACCGCCAAGCTGATCGCGGCGCTGGGTCTTGGCCCGAACGACGGCGTGTTCTTCGCCGCGGGCAAGGAGTCGCAGGCAGCCAAGCTGGCGGGCCTGGCGCGCATCCGCGTCGGCGAGACGCTCGACCTGATCGACAAGGACCGGTTCGACCTGTGCTGGATCGTCGACTTCCCCTTCTATGAATATGACGAGGACGAGAAGAAGGTCGACTTCGCCCACAACCCCTTCTCGATGCCGCAGGGCGGGCTGGACGCGCTCAACAACCAGGATCCGCTGAGCCTCAAGGCCTATCAGTATGACATGGTCTGCAACGGCTATGAGATCGCGTCGGGCTCGATCCGTAACCAGTCGCCTGAGGCGATGGTCAAGGCGTTCGAGCTGGTGGGCCTCAGCCAGGCGGACGTGGAAGAGCGCTTCGGTGGTCTTTATCGCGCGTTCCAATATGGCGCGCCGCCCCATGGTGGCATGGCCGCCGGTGTCGACCGTATCGTGATGCTGCTGTGCGGCGCGCAGAATCTGCGCGAGATCACGCTGTTCCCGATGAACCAGCGCGCCGAAGACCTGCTGATGGGGGCGCCCAGCGCTGCCGAGTTCAAGCAGCTGCGCGAACTGCATGTCCGCGTGGTGGAGCCGCAGGCGAAGGCATAA